The Ovis aries strain OAR_USU_Benz2616 breed Rambouillet chromosome 6, ARS-UI_Ramb_v3.0, whole genome shotgun sequence genome includes a window with the following:
- the DGKQ gene encoding diacylglycerol kinase theta isoform X1, with amino-acid sequence MAAAAESGARGWLGGGSPRPGSPTSSPELGAGSRSRSGPGSGPGSGPERSGARPPVPAAPSHSFRKVTLTKPTFCHLCSDFIWGLAGILCDVCNFMSHEKCLKHVKIPCTSVAPSLVRVPVAHCFGPRGLWKRRFCSVCRKGLEAPGLRCEVCELHVHPDCVPFACSDCRQCHQDGHRDHDAHLHHWREGILPSGARCELCRKTCGSSDVPAGVRCEWCGVQAHSVCSAALAPECTFGRLRTLVLPPACVRLLSRNFSKMHCFRIPESAAPEPGDGEDSADGSVSAGPGREVGAPESGKQTLKIFDGSDAMQRNHFRVVTVPRLARSQEVLEAALRAYYIPEDPQGFQLQAVPTPAQPGHTAAAGKVWSAGPSEEEGCRAAPEAWVLRALPRTQEILKIYPAWLKLGVAYVSIRVTPQSTARSVVLEVLPLLGCQAEGVEGFQLVEVHMGSRQVQRTVLADEEPVLDRLREIRQTSLRQMSQTRFYVAENSVLAPRISLFVGGLPPGLSPQEYRSLLDEAVASKAALVTVSHVYSAQGEPLQTEARSGQRSPSEQAGQPRPLASPRWGPRGAVVLDVACFAEAERLYMLVRDTAVRGRPLTALVLPEVLHTKLAPDCRPLLVFVNPRSGGLKGRDLLCSFRKLLNPHQVFELTSGGPLPGLHVFSQVPCFRVLVCGGDGTVGWVLAALEDVRHRLACPEPAVAILPLGTGNDLGRVLRWGAGYSGEDLFSVLLSVDEADAVLVDRWTILLDAHEPAGGEDSEADAEPPKIVQMSNYCGIGIDAELSLDFHQAREEEPGKFTSRLHNKGVYVRVGLQKISHSRSLHRALRLQVEQQEVELPSIEGLIFINIPSWGSGADLWGSDSDSRFEKPRMDDGLLEVVGVTGVVHMGQVQSGLRSGIRIAQGSYFRVTLLKATPVQVDGEPWVQAPGHLIISAAGPKVHMLRKAKQKPRKAGPPKDARADGAPAPEGDPK; translated from the exons ATGGCGGCGGCGGCCGAGTCCGGGGCCCGAGGATGGCTTGGCGGCGGCTCCCCTCGCCCTGGCAGCCCGACCTCCAGCCCTGAGCTGGGCGCCGGAAGCCGCTCGCGATCGGGGCCAGGGTCCGGGCCGGGGTCGGGGCCGGAGCGGTCGGGCGCCAGGCCCCCAGTGCCCGCCGCGCCGAGTCACAGCTTCAGGAAGGTGACGCTTACCAAGCCCACCTTCTGCCACCTCTGCTCCGATTTCATCTGGGGGCTGGCCGGCATCCTGTGTGACG TTTGCAACTTCATGTCCCATGAGAAGTGCCTGAAACACGTGAAGATCCCCTGCACGAGTGTGGCTCCCAGCCTGGTCCGC GTCCCGGTGGCCCACTGCTTCGGCCCCCGGGGGCTCTGGAAGCGCAGGTTCTGCTCCGTGTGCCGGAAGGGCCTGGAGGCGCCGGGCCTCCGCTGCGAAG TGTGTGAGCTGCACGTTCACCCCGACTGTGTGCCCTTCGCCTGCAGCGACTGCCGCCAGTGCCACCAGGATGGGCACCGCGACCAC GACGCGCACCTCCACCACTGGCGGGAGGGGATCTTGCCGTCCGGCGCGCGTTGCGAGCTCTGCCGGAAGACTTGCGGCTCCTCGGACGTGCCGGCCGGCGTGCGCTGCGAGTGGTGCGGCGTCCAG GCCCACTCGGTCTGCTCCGCGGCGCTCGCCCCCGAGTGCACTTTCGGGCGCCTGCGCACCCTCGTCCTGCCCCCCGCGTGCGTGCGCCTCCTGTCCCGAAACTTCAGTAAGATGCACTGCTTCCGGATCCCCGAGAGCGCGGCGCCGGAGCCCG GGGATGGGGAGGACAGCGCCGACGGCAGCGTCTCCGCCGGCCCGGGCCGAGAGGTGGGGGCGCCTGAGTCCG GCAAGCAGACTCTGAAGATCTTTGACGGCAGCGACGCGATGCAGCGAAACCACTTTCGTGTAGTCACGGTCCCGCGCCTGGCCCGGAGCCAGGAGGTGCTG GAGGCGGCTCTGCGGGCTTACTACATCCCCGAGGACCCGCAGGGCTTCCAGCTGCAGGCGGTCCCCACACCCGCGCAGCCTGGCCACACCGCGGCTGCGGGAAAGGTCTGGAGCGCGGGGCCCTCTGAGGAGGAGGGCTGCAGAGCGGCTCCCGAGGCCTGGGTACTCCGCGCTCTGCCCCGCACCCAGGAGATCCTGAAGATCTACCCGGCCTGGCTCAA GTTGGGTGTGGCCTACGTGTCCATCCGTGTGACCCCGCAGAGCACTGCCCGCAGCGTGGTGCTGGAGGTCCTCCCGCTGCTTGGGTGCCAG GCCGAGGGGGTCGAGGGCTTCCAGCTGGTAGAGGTGCACATGGGCAGCAGACAAG TCCAGCGTACCGTGCTGGCGGACGAGGAGCCCGTGCTGGACCGGCTCCGTGAGATCCGGCAG ACGTCCCTGCGGCAGATGAGCCAGACGCGGTTCTACGTGGCTGAGAACAGCGTGCTGGCCCCGCGCATCTCTCTGTTTGTGGGCGGTCTGCCCCCAGGCCTGTCCCCCCAGGAGTACCGCAGTCTCCTGGATGAGGCCGTCGCCAGCAAAG CTGCCTTGGTGACGGTGAGCCACGTGTATTCCGCCCAAGGTGAGCCGCTGCAGACCGAGGCTAGGTCTGGTCAAAGGTCACCCTCAGAGCAGGCGGGGCAGCCCCGCCCTCTGGCTTCACCTCGTTGGGGGCCCAGAG GTGCTGTGGTGCTGGACGTGGCCTGCTTCGCGGAGGCCGAGCGGCTGTACATGCTGGTCAGGGACACAGCTGTGCGCGGCCGGCCACTGACTGCCCTGGTGCTCCCAGAGGTGCTG CACACGAAGCTGGCCCCAGACTGCCGCCCCCTGCTCGTGTTTGTGAACCCCAGGAGTGGAGGACTCAAGGGCCGTGACCTGCTCTGCAGTTTCCGGAAGCTGCTCAACCCCCACCAGGTCTTCGAGCTGACCAGTGGGGGGCCGCTGCCCGG GCTCCACGTGTTCTCCCAGGTGCCCTGCTTCCGGGTGCTGGTGTGCGGCGGGGACGGCACCGTGGGCTGGGTGCTCGCCGCCCTGGAGGACGTGCGGCACCGCCTGGCCTGCCCGGAGCCTGCTGTAGCCATCCTGCCCCTGGGCACAG GGAATGACCTGGGCCGGGTCCTGCGCTGGGGCGCGGGCTACAGCGGGGAGGACCTGTTCTCCGTGCTCCTGTCAGTGGACGAGGCGGACGCCGTGCTTGTGGACCGCTGGACCATCCTGCTGGACGCTCACGAGCCTGCTGGCGGGGAGGACAGCGAGGCAGATGCAGAGCCCCCCAAG ATCGTGCAGATGAGTAACTACTGTGGGATTGGCATCGACGCAGAGCTGAGCCTGGACTTCCACCAGGCGCGGGAGGAGGAGCCCGGCAAGTTCACGAGCAG GCTGCACAACAAGGGCGTGTACGTGCGGGTCGGCCTGCAGAAGATCAGCCACTCGCGCAGCCTGCACAGGGCCCTGCGGCTGCAGGTGGAGCAGCAGGAGGTGGAGCTGCCCAGCATCGAGGGGCTCATCTTCATCAACATCCCCAG CTGGGGCTCAGGGGCCGACCTGTGGGGCTCTGACAGCGACTCGAGGTTCGAGAAGCCGCGCATGGATGACGGGCTGCTGGAGGTGGTGGGGGTGACGGGCGTTGTGCACATG GGCCAGGTCCAGAGCGGGCTGCGCTCGGGCATCCGCATTGCCCAGGGGTCCTACTTCCGCGTTACCCTCCTCAAGGCCACACCCGTGCAGGTGGACGGTGAACCCTGGGTCCAGGCTCCCGGGCACCTGATCATCTCGGCTGCGGGCCCTAAG GTCCACATGCTCAGGAAGGCGAAGCAGAAGCCCAGGAAGGCAGGGCCGCCCAAGGACGCGCGAGCAGATGGGGCACCAGCCCCCGAGGGGGACCCCAAGTAG
- the DGKQ gene encoding diacylglycerol kinase theta isoform X2 encodes MAAAAESGARGWLGGGSPRPGSPTSSPELGAGSRSRSGPGSGPGSGPERSGARPPVPAAPSHSFRKVTLTKPTFCHLCSDFIWGLAGILCDVCNFMSHEKCLKHVKIPCTSVAPSLVRVPVAHCFGPRGLWKRRFCSVCRKGLEAPGLRCEVCELHVHPDCVPFACSDCRQCHQDGHRDHDAHLHHWREGILPSGARCELCRKTCGSSDVPAGVRCEWCGVQAHSVCSAALAPECTFGRLRTLVLPPACVRLLSRNFSKMHCFRIPESAAPEPGDGEDSADGSVSAGPGREVGAPESGKQTLKIFDGSDAMQRNHFRVVTVPRLARSQEVLEAALRAYYIPEDPQGFQLQAVPTPAQPGHTAAAGKVWSAGPSEEEGCRAAPEAWVLRALPRTQEILKIYPAWLKLGVAYVSIRVTPQSTARSVVLEVLPLLGCQAEGVEGFQLVEVHMGSRQVQRTVLADEEPVLDRLREIRQTSLRQMSQTRFYVAENSVLAPRISLFVGGLPPGLSPQEYRSLLDEAVASKAALVTVSHVYSAQGAVVLDVACFAEAERLYMLVRDTAVRGRPLTALVLPEVLHTKLAPDCRPLLVFVNPRSGGLKGRDLLCSFRKLLNPHQVFELTSGGPLPGLHVFSQVPCFRVLVCGGDGTVGWVLAALEDVRHRLACPEPAVAILPLGTGNDLGRVLRWGAGYSGEDLFSVLLSVDEADAVLVDRWTILLDAHEPAGGEDSEADAEPPKIVQMSNYCGIGIDAELSLDFHQAREEEPGKFTSRLHNKGVYVRVGLQKISHSRSLHRALRLQVEQQEVELPSIEGLIFINIPSWGSGADLWGSDSDSRFEKPRMDDGLLEVVGVTGVVHMGQVQSGLRSGIRIAQGSYFRVTLLKATPVQVDGEPWVQAPGHLIISAAGPKVHMLRKAKQKPRKAGPPKDARADGAPAPEGDPK; translated from the exons ATGGCGGCGGCGGCCGAGTCCGGGGCCCGAGGATGGCTTGGCGGCGGCTCCCCTCGCCCTGGCAGCCCGACCTCCAGCCCTGAGCTGGGCGCCGGAAGCCGCTCGCGATCGGGGCCAGGGTCCGGGCCGGGGTCGGGGCCGGAGCGGTCGGGCGCCAGGCCCCCAGTGCCCGCCGCGCCGAGTCACAGCTTCAGGAAGGTGACGCTTACCAAGCCCACCTTCTGCCACCTCTGCTCCGATTTCATCTGGGGGCTGGCCGGCATCCTGTGTGACG TTTGCAACTTCATGTCCCATGAGAAGTGCCTGAAACACGTGAAGATCCCCTGCACGAGTGTGGCTCCCAGCCTGGTCCGC GTCCCGGTGGCCCACTGCTTCGGCCCCCGGGGGCTCTGGAAGCGCAGGTTCTGCTCCGTGTGCCGGAAGGGCCTGGAGGCGCCGGGCCTCCGCTGCGAAG TGTGTGAGCTGCACGTTCACCCCGACTGTGTGCCCTTCGCCTGCAGCGACTGCCGCCAGTGCCACCAGGATGGGCACCGCGACCAC GACGCGCACCTCCACCACTGGCGGGAGGGGATCTTGCCGTCCGGCGCGCGTTGCGAGCTCTGCCGGAAGACTTGCGGCTCCTCGGACGTGCCGGCCGGCGTGCGCTGCGAGTGGTGCGGCGTCCAG GCCCACTCGGTCTGCTCCGCGGCGCTCGCCCCCGAGTGCACTTTCGGGCGCCTGCGCACCCTCGTCCTGCCCCCCGCGTGCGTGCGCCTCCTGTCCCGAAACTTCAGTAAGATGCACTGCTTCCGGATCCCCGAGAGCGCGGCGCCGGAGCCCG GGGATGGGGAGGACAGCGCCGACGGCAGCGTCTCCGCCGGCCCGGGCCGAGAGGTGGGGGCGCCTGAGTCCG GCAAGCAGACTCTGAAGATCTTTGACGGCAGCGACGCGATGCAGCGAAACCACTTTCGTGTAGTCACGGTCCCGCGCCTGGCCCGGAGCCAGGAGGTGCTG GAGGCGGCTCTGCGGGCTTACTACATCCCCGAGGACCCGCAGGGCTTCCAGCTGCAGGCGGTCCCCACACCCGCGCAGCCTGGCCACACCGCGGCTGCGGGAAAGGTCTGGAGCGCGGGGCCCTCTGAGGAGGAGGGCTGCAGAGCGGCTCCCGAGGCCTGGGTACTCCGCGCTCTGCCCCGCACCCAGGAGATCCTGAAGATCTACCCGGCCTGGCTCAA GTTGGGTGTGGCCTACGTGTCCATCCGTGTGACCCCGCAGAGCACTGCCCGCAGCGTGGTGCTGGAGGTCCTCCCGCTGCTTGGGTGCCAG GCCGAGGGGGTCGAGGGCTTCCAGCTGGTAGAGGTGCACATGGGCAGCAGACAAG TCCAGCGTACCGTGCTGGCGGACGAGGAGCCCGTGCTGGACCGGCTCCGTGAGATCCGGCAG ACGTCCCTGCGGCAGATGAGCCAGACGCGGTTCTACGTGGCTGAGAACAGCGTGCTGGCCCCGCGCATCTCTCTGTTTGTGGGCGGTCTGCCCCCAGGCCTGTCCCCCCAGGAGTACCGCAGTCTCCTGGATGAGGCCGTCGCCAGCAAAG CTGCCTTGGTGACGGTGAGCCACGTGTATTCCGCCCAAG GTGCTGTGGTGCTGGACGTGGCCTGCTTCGCGGAGGCCGAGCGGCTGTACATGCTGGTCAGGGACACAGCTGTGCGCGGCCGGCCACTGACTGCCCTGGTGCTCCCAGAGGTGCTG CACACGAAGCTGGCCCCAGACTGCCGCCCCCTGCTCGTGTTTGTGAACCCCAGGAGTGGAGGACTCAAGGGCCGTGACCTGCTCTGCAGTTTCCGGAAGCTGCTCAACCCCCACCAGGTCTTCGAGCTGACCAGTGGGGGGCCGCTGCCCGG GCTCCACGTGTTCTCCCAGGTGCCCTGCTTCCGGGTGCTGGTGTGCGGCGGGGACGGCACCGTGGGCTGGGTGCTCGCCGCCCTGGAGGACGTGCGGCACCGCCTGGCCTGCCCGGAGCCTGCTGTAGCCATCCTGCCCCTGGGCACAG GGAATGACCTGGGCCGGGTCCTGCGCTGGGGCGCGGGCTACAGCGGGGAGGACCTGTTCTCCGTGCTCCTGTCAGTGGACGAGGCGGACGCCGTGCTTGTGGACCGCTGGACCATCCTGCTGGACGCTCACGAGCCTGCTGGCGGGGAGGACAGCGAGGCAGATGCAGAGCCCCCCAAG ATCGTGCAGATGAGTAACTACTGTGGGATTGGCATCGACGCAGAGCTGAGCCTGGACTTCCACCAGGCGCGGGAGGAGGAGCCCGGCAAGTTCACGAGCAG GCTGCACAACAAGGGCGTGTACGTGCGGGTCGGCCTGCAGAAGATCAGCCACTCGCGCAGCCTGCACAGGGCCCTGCGGCTGCAGGTGGAGCAGCAGGAGGTGGAGCTGCCCAGCATCGAGGGGCTCATCTTCATCAACATCCCCAG CTGGGGCTCAGGGGCCGACCTGTGGGGCTCTGACAGCGACTCGAGGTTCGAGAAGCCGCGCATGGATGACGGGCTGCTGGAGGTGGTGGGGGTGACGGGCGTTGTGCACATG GGCCAGGTCCAGAGCGGGCTGCGCTCGGGCATCCGCATTGCCCAGGGGTCCTACTTCCGCGTTACCCTCCTCAAGGCCACACCCGTGCAGGTGGACGGTGAACCCTGGGTCCAGGCTCCCGGGCACCTGATCATCTCGGCTGCGGGCCCTAAG GTCCACATGCTCAGGAAGGCGAAGCAGAAGCCCAGGAAGGCAGGGCCGCCCAAGGACGCGCGAGCAGATGGGGCACCAGCCCCCGAGGGGGACCCCAAGTAG
- the DGKQ gene encoding diacylglycerol kinase theta isoform X3, whose amino-acid sequence MSHEKCLKHVKIPCTSVAPSLVRVPVAHCFGPRGLWKRRFCSVCRKGLEAPGLRCEVCELHVHPDCVPFACSDCRQCHQDGHRDHDAHLHHWREGILPSGARCELCRKTCGSSDVPAGVRCEWCGVQAHSVCSAALAPECTFGRLRTLVLPPACVRLLSRNFSKMHCFRIPESAAPEPGDGEDSADGSVSAGPGREVGAPESGKQTLKIFDGSDAMQRNHFRVVTVPRLARSQEVLEAALRAYYIPEDPQGFQLQAVPTPAQPGHTAAAGKVWSAGPSEEEGCRAAPEAWVLRALPRTQEILKIYPAWLKLGVAYVSIRVTPQSTARSVVLEVLPLLGCQAEGVEGFQLVEVHMGSRQVQRTVLADEEPVLDRLREIRQTSLRQMSQTRFYVAENSVLAPRISLFVGGLPPGLSPQEYRSLLDEAVASKAALVTVSHVYSAQGEPLQTEARSGQRSPSEQAGQPRPLASPRWGPRGAVVLDVACFAEAERLYMLVRDTAVRGRPLTALVLPEVLHTKLAPDCRPLLVFVNPRSGGLKGRDLLCSFRKLLNPHQVFELTSGGPLPGLHVFSQVPCFRVLVCGGDGTVGWVLAALEDVRHRLACPEPAVAILPLGTGNDLGRVLRWGAGYSGEDLFSVLLSVDEADAVLVDRWTILLDAHEPAGGEDSEADAEPPKIVQMSNYCGIGIDAELSLDFHQAREEEPGKFTSRLHNKGVYVRVGLQKISHSRSLHRALRLQVEQQEVELPSIEGLIFINIPSWGSGADLWGSDSDSRFEKPRMDDGLLEVVGVTGVVHMGQVQSGLRSGIRIAQGSYFRVTLLKATPVQVDGEPWVQAPGHLIISAAGPKVHMLRKAKQKPRKAGPPKDARADGAPAPEGDPK is encoded by the exons ATGTCCCATGAGAAGTGCCTGAAACACGTGAAGATCCCCTGCACGAGTGTGGCTCCCAGCCTGGTCCGC GTCCCGGTGGCCCACTGCTTCGGCCCCCGGGGGCTCTGGAAGCGCAGGTTCTGCTCCGTGTGCCGGAAGGGCCTGGAGGCGCCGGGCCTCCGCTGCGAAG TGTGTGAGCTGCACGTTCACCCCGACTGTGTGCCCTTCGCCTGCAGCGACTGCCGCCAGTGCCACCAGGATGGGCACCGCGACCAC GACGCGCACCTCCACCACTGGCGGGAGGGGATCTTGCCGTCCGGCGCGCGTTGCGAGCTCTGCCGGAAGACTTGCGGCTCCTCGGACGTGCCGGCCGGCGTGCGCTGCGAGTGGTGCGGCGTCCAG GCCCACTCGGTCTGCTCCGCGGCGCTCGCCCCCGAGTGCACTTTCGGGCGCCTGCGCACCCTCGTCCTGCCCCCCGCGTGCGTGCGCCTCCTGTCCCGAAACTTCAGTAAGATGCACTGCTTCCGGATCCCCGAGAGCGCGGCGCCGGAGCCCG GGGATGGGGAGGACAGCGCCGACGGCAGCGTCTCCGCCGGCCCGGGCCGAGAGGTGGGGGCGCCTGAGTCCG GCAAGCAGACTCTGAAGATCTTTGACGGCAGCGACGCGATGCAGCGAAACCACTTTCGTGTAGTCACGGTCCCGCGCCTGGCCCGGAGCCAGGAGGTGCTG GAGGCGGCTCTGCGGGCTTACTACATCCCCGAGGACCCGCAGGGCTTCCAGCTGCAGGCGGTCCCCACACCCGCGCAGCCTGGCCACACCGCGGCTGCGGGAAAGGTCTGGAGCGCGGGGCCCTCTGAGGAGGAGGGCTGCAGAGCGGCTCCCGAGGCCTGGGTACTCCGCGCTCTGCCCCGCACCCAGGAGATCCTGAAGATCTACCCGGCCTGGCTCAA GTTGGGTGTGGCCTACGTGTCCATCCGTGTGACCCCGCAGAGCACTGCCCGCAGCGTGGTGCTGGAGGTCCTCCCGCTGCTTGGGTGCCAG GCCGAGGGGGTCGAGGGCTTCCAGCTGGTAGAGGTGCACATGGGCAGCAGACAAG TCCAGCGTACCGTGCTGGCGGACGAGGAGCCCGTGCTGGACCGGCTCCGTGAGATCCGGCAG ACGTCCCTGCGGCAGATGAGCCAGACGCGGTTCTACGTGGCTGAGAACAGCGTGCTGGCCCCGCGCATCTCTCTGTTTGTGGGCGGTCTGCCCCCAGGCCTGTCCCCCCAGGAGTACCGCAGTCTCCTGGATGAGGCCGTCGCCAGCAAAG CTGCCTTGGTGACGGTGAGCCACGTGTATTCCGCCCAAGGTGAGCCGCTGCAGACCGAGGCTAGGTCTGGTCAAAGGTCACCCTCAGAGCAGGCGGGGCAGCCCCGCCCTCTGGCTTCACCTCGTTGGGGGCCCAGAG GTGCTGTGGTGCTGGACGTGGCCTGCTTCGCGGAGGCCGAGCGGCTGTACATGCTGGTCAGGGACACAGCTGTGCGCGGCCGGCCACTGACTGCCCTGGTGCTCCCAGAGGTGCTG CACACGAAGCTGGCCCCAGACTGCCGCCCCCTGCTCGTGTTTGTGAACCCCAGGAGTGGAGGACTCAAGGGCCGTGACCTGCTCTGCAGTTTCCGGAAGCTGCTCAACCCCCACCAGGTCTTCGAGCTGACCAGTGGGGGGCCGCTGCCCGG GCTCCACGTGTTCTCCCAGGTGCCCTGCTTCCGGGTGCTGGTGTGCGGCGGGGACGGCACCGTGGGCTGGGTGCTCGCCGCCCTGGAGGACGTGCGGCACCGCCTGGCCTGCCCGGAGCCTGCTGTAGCCATCCTGCCCCTGGGCACAG GGAATGACCTGGGCCGGGTCCTGCGCTGGGGCGCGGGCTACAGCGGGGAGGACCTGTTCTCCGTGCTCCTGTCAGTGGACGAGGCGGACGCCGTGCTTGTGGACCGCTGGACCATCCTGCTGGACGCTCACGAGCCTGCTGGCGGGGAGGACAGCGAGGCAGATGCAGAGCCCCCCAAG ATCGTGCAGATGAGTAACTACTGTGGGATTGGCATCGACGCAGAGCTGAGCCTGGACTTCCACCAGGCGCGGGAGGAGGAGCCCGGCAAGTTCACGAGCAG GCTGCACAACAAGGGCGTGTACGTGCGGGTCGGCCTGCAGAAGATCAGCCACTCGCGCAGCCTGCACAGGGCCCTGCGGCTGCAGGTGGAGCAGCAGGAGGTGGAGCTGCCCAGCATCGAGGGGCTCATCTTCATCAACATCCCCAG CTGGGGCTCAGGGGCCGACCTGTGGGGCTCTGACAGCGACTCGAGGTTCGAGAAGCCGCGCATGGATGACGGGCTGCTGGAGGTGGTGGGGGTGACGGGCGTTGTGCACATG GGCCAGGTCCAGAGCGGGCTGCGCTCGGGCATCCGCATTGCCCAGGGGTCCTACTTCCGCGTTACCCTCCTCAAGGCCACACCCGTGCAGGTGGACGGTGAACCCTGGGTCCAGGCTCCCGGGCACCTGATCATCTCGGCTGCGGGCCCTAAG GTCCACATGCTCAGGAAGGCGAAGCAGAAGCCCAGGAAGGCAGGGCCGCCCAAGGACGCGCGAGCAGATGGGGCACCAGCCCCCGAGGGGGACCCCAAGTAG